One genomic window of Manihot esculenta cultivar AM560-2 chromosome 16, M.esculenta_v8, whole genome shotgun sequence includes the following:
- the LOC110603764 gene encoding uncharacterized protein LOC110603764: MAEGLNNEYDPIRVQVLGRNPFPSLEEAHAHVQQEESRRHAMLHTAPVEKAGLTTSLSTPQPPTFEKDHLHCDYCGKPRHTKETCWKLHGRPTRGRGGKRGTSRN; the protein is encoded by the coding sequence GGTTGAATAACGAATATGATCCAATTCGGGTCCAAGTGTTGGGAAGAAATCCTTTTCCTTCTCTAGAAGAGGCCCATGCCCATGTTCAACAAGAGGAAAGTCGTCGACATGCTATGCTCCATACTGCACCAGTTGAAAAGGCTGGGTTGACTACCAGTTTGAGCACACCACAGCCTCCTACTTTTGAGAAAGATCACTTACACTGTGACTATTGTGGAAAACCAAGGCATACCAAAGAGACTTGTTGGAAGTTACATGGTCGTCCCACTAGAGGTCGTGGAGGAAAACGAGGTACCTCTAGAAATTAA